The Streptomyces sp. NBC_00576 genome contains the following window.
CGACGAGGCGGGGCTCGACACTGCCTGGCTGGCGGAGCACCACTTCGTGCCGTACGGCACCTGCCCGTCCGCGACGACCCTGGCCGCTCTGCTGCTGGGCCACACCCGGCGCATCCGGGTCGGTACGGCGGTGAGCGTGCTGCCCACCACCCACCCCGTGGCGCTCGGCGAACAGGCCGCGCTGCTGCATCTGACGTCCGGCGGGCGGTTCACGCTGGGCGTGGGGCGCGGCGGACCGTGGGTCGACCTGGAGGTGTTCGGGACGGGTCTTGAGGCGTACGAGAAGGCGTTCCCGGAATCACTCGATCTGCTGCTCCGCTGGCTGCGCGAACCGTCCGTGTCGGCCGACGGCGACCGGTTCGGGTTCCGCGAAGTGCCCGTCGTACCCCGCCCGTCGGAGTCGCTGACGGAAACCGCGGGGCCCGAGGTCGTCGTCGCGTGCACCTCGCCGTCGAGCGTGCGGCTGGCCGCCGAGCGCGGGCTGCCGATGCTCCTCGGGATGCATGTCGGGGACGAGGAGAAGGCCGAGATGGTCGCCCTGTGGCGGCAGTACGCGCGCGCGGCGGGACGTCCTGGGGACGAGATCCGGGGCGCCGCCCATGTGTCGGCCGGCGTCTGCCAGATCGCGGACCGGCGCACGGACGCGGTGGAGACGCTGATGAAGGCGATGCCGGGCTGGCTGCGACAGGGGCTGGAAGCGCATGTCACGGTGGACGGCCGGCAGCGTTCGATGCGGGACCCGGTGGCCTACACCGAACTCCTCTGTGGACTGCACCCGGTAGGCACCCCCCGGCTGTGCGCCGACCGCCTCGCGGCGACCTCGGAACGGACGGGCATCTCGCGCTTCGCCCTGCTCGTCGAGGGTTCCGGTGACCTGGCGGCCACGGAGGAGAACGTACGGCGGCTGGGGGCCGAGGTCATCACCCAGCTGCGCTGACCACGCTGAACACCCGGCTGCCGCAGGGAGCTTGCCGCCCCGTACAGAAACACCTCCCGCGTACGGAGCGGCAAGCCGTTGCCCCAAATCGCTTCAGCAGTCCCGGAATTCCGGGGACTGGTTCAGCAACTGACTGCGTACCGAGGTGAAGCGGGCCAGCTTGACGTCCACCGAGGAGTCCAGCGGGAACACCGCCACCCGGTGGCAGTTCTGGAAGGCCAGCCGCACACCGAAGTGCCGCTGCAGCGCGCCGCGTATCGCGTCACTCGCCAGCGCACGCAGCAGCTGGCCACGTGCCTGCTCGTCCGGCGGCGGCGTCTGGTTGTCGGCGAAGTTTCCGCCGTCCACCTTCAGCTGTGCCACCAGGGAGCTGATCATCTCCCATGCGTAGGGCAGGGAGGTCCGGACGCAGTCGACGAATTCAGCTTCGTCGACCTCGCCTCGCTCGGCCTGTTCGAGTAGGGCCGGTGAGACGTCGAGCGACATGAGTTCTCCTCTCGCACCCCCGGGTCGCGGGGGCTGCCTGACAGGGAAAGGGAGCCCGCGACACCGAGCACGCTCCGTACATGCATCGCGACCTCCCGGTTACTACCGTAAGCAACGGACCGTGACGGCACCAGGAAAACGCGGATACAGGACCGGTCAGAACCGTCCCCGTAGGAACACAATCAGCCAACAACGAACAGTTGCCACTGGCATGTTCCTTCGGACCACCGAGCCCCCGTCACCACTGTGAGGTGGGCGAATCGCGTGGACCACCGCACGTCGAGTAGCGTTGCCGACCATGCGTCTCGTCATTGCGCGCTGTTCCGTGGACTACGCGGGCCGGCTCACCGCTCATCTCCCGTCGGCCCCCCGTCTCATCCTGGTCAAGGCTGACGGCAGCGTCTCGATCCACGCGGACGACCGCGCCTACAAGCCTCTCAACTGGATGTCTCCGCCCTGCACGTTGAAGGAGGGGGCCGGAGACGATGAGGGGATCTGGACCGTCATCAACAAGGCGGGCGAGAAACTCATCATCACGATGGAGGAGATTCTCCACGACTCCTCGCACGAACTGGGCGTTGATCCCGGCCTGATCAAGGACGGCGTGGAAGCACACCTCCAGGAACTCCTCGCCGACCGCATCGAGACTCTCGGCGACGGTTACACCCTCATCCGCCGCGAGTACATGACGGCTATCGGCCCGGTCGACATCCTGTGCCGGGACGCCGACGGTGCGACGGTCGCGGTGGAGATCAAGCGGCGCGGCGAGATCGACGGCGTGGAGCAACTCACGCGCTATCTGGACCTGTTGAACCGCGACCCGCACCTCGCTCCGGTCCGCGGAATCTTCGCCGCCCAGGAGATCAAGCCCCAGGCCCGCGTCCTCGCCACGGACCGGGGCATCGGCTGCGCGGTCCTGGACTACAACGCGCTGCGCGGCATCGAGGACGACAAACTGCGGCTGTTCTGACGCCGGTTCACGGCTGCGGGGCTTGGCTGTGGCTGACGCGGAAGGGGGCGGGCCCGTTGTTACGGGCCCGCCCCCTTCCGCGTGCTGTCAGATCACCGGTGCGCTGGTGTCGGCGGCCGGGGCGCTCGCCGGCTCACTCGCCGTCTCGGTCTGGACCGGGCTGGAGGCCGGGCCGCTGGCCGTGGTCGTGGTGTCCGGGGTGGTGGACGGCTCCGGCGACGTCGTCGGACCGTCTGTGGGCGGCGTGGTCGTCGGATCATCCGTCGGCGGGGTCGTCGTCGGATCATCCGTGGGCGGCGTGGTCGTCGGATCGTCGGTGGGCGGGGTCGTCGTCGGGCGGTCCGTCGGAGACGAGGTCGCCGTACCGCCGCCACCGCCTCCCCCGGTGCCGCCCCCGCCACCCGGCGTCGTCTTCGTCCCCGAAGGCTCGTCCGACGGCTCCTCACCACCGCCCGTCGGAGGCGGCGTCGGGTCGTCCGAGGTGCCCATCGTCCCGTCGGGGCCCGGGTCGGTCGGGCGGCTGGTGGCCGTACCGGTGTCGCCGTTGCTGTCGCTGCCGCCGCTGCCGCCGTTGTCGGCCTTGTCGGCGCCCAGGCTGTCGTCGTCGGTGCCCGCACTGGCGGACGGGTTGACGCCGACCTGGTCGGACGGCGCGTCGTTGGGGTTCGAGGTCGCGCCCAGCGTCACCACCGTGCCGAGCACGGCCGCGAGCAGGGCGCCCGCACCGGCCGCCACGAGGTTGCGCCGGGCACCGCCCACGAGCCGCTGGATGCCCGAGACCTTGTGCGCCCCGCCGCCCCCGGACCGGGACGCGATCACGGTCGGCGCGAAGTCACCGGCCCCGTAGCCGGAACCAGAACCGGTACCGGAAGCCGAACCGGAACCGGCGGGCGACGGCTTGAGCGGCGGATAGCCCGCGGCCCCGAAGACGGCCGGGACGCCGCCGGGAGGCGACGCCGACTCCTCGTACCGTGCGTCCGGCACCTCCTCGCCCGCCGTGGAAACCGGGCCGGAGCCGAGGCCGGGGGTGTCGCCGGCCCGGTCGGCGACCAGGGTGAGAGCGCGGCGGCCCGCGACCGTGCCGCGCTTGTCGGCGACGGCACCGCGCAGGCCGAGGGCGGCCTCCAGCTCGGTACGGGCCATGTCGAGCTGTTCACCGCAGAGCGCGAGAATGCCCAACTCGTGGTGGAAATAGGCCTGTTCCGCAACCTCTCCGGAGAGCCGGGCGGCCTCGGCGCCGCAGAGCAGGACGCGTTCCCAGGCGCTCCAGTACAGGCCGGCCGCGAAGGCGGGCGCTGCCGTGCGCGCCAGTTGTACGGCCGTGCTCTCCTCGTCCTCCCCCGGCGGTGTGGTCGCGGGGACCAGCACCGCGAGGGCGGCGAGCAGGGCGTCGGACTCGGCGCAGACCCGCTCGGGGGCCACGGACGGGTGTCCGGCCCACCAGGCGTAGTGCTGGGCGGCGGTGAACGCCCGGTCCTGGGCGCCGTCGCCGTATCCGGCGGCCTCCAACTGGGTCTGCACCCCGGCCGCGAGCCGGTAGTGGGAGCCGACCGGGGAGACCAGCGCACAGCCGAGCAGCTCACCGAGAGCGGCGTCCGCGTGGGCGTCGTCGACCAGCGCGGGCAGATGGGCCTGGTGGGGCACCTCGCCGCCGAGCGCGACGGCGAACCGCAGGGTCTCCCGCGCGGACGTGCTGAGCCGGGAGGCGAGCAGCGGCGCGGGCGCGGCGCCCTCGGCGAGGGAGGGCAGCGGTACGTCGTCCTCGGCGCCGGTCTCGAAGGGCGCGTCGACCGGGGTGTCCTCGAAGACGCCGAACTCGTCGAAGGCGTCGGCGCGGGCGCGCAGTCCGTCACGCTGCCTGAGCAGGGCACCGGCCTGGACGAACCGCAGGGGCAGGCCCTCGGACTCGAACCAGAGGTCGCCGGCCCAGTTGGACTCCTCCTCGGTGAGGACGCGGCCGACGGCGCGCTCCAGGAGCTCCAGGCCGCCGGCCCGGTCGAGGCCGTCGAGGAACTGTTCCTCGATGAGCGAGTCGGCGGACGGCGCGGGCACGTCGGGGGTGGCGCTGATCAGGAAGGCGCACTCGGGGGTCGCGTCGAGGAGTTCGTCGAGCGCGGCGCCGCCGAACTCCACGTCGTCGAGGACGACGACCGCGCCGACCTCGCGGACGAGGGCGTGCAGTTCGTCCGGTTCCG
Protein-coding sequences here:
- a CDS encoding LLM class flavin-dependent oxidoreductase, giving the protein MRVGSFVLAAQFPGQGQGEALHRAVRSAEVADEAGLDTAWLAEHHFVPYGTCPSATTLAALLLGHTRRIRVGTAVSVLPTTHPVALGEQAALLHLTSGGRFTLGVGRGGPWVDLEVFGTGLEAYEKAFPESLDLLLRWLREPSVSADGDRFGFREVPVVPRPSESLTETAGPEVVVACTSPSSVRLAAERGLPMLLGMHVGDEEKAEMVALWRQYARAAGRPGDEIRGAAHVSAGVCQIADRRTDAVETLMKAMPGWLRQGLEAHVTVDGRQRSMRDPVAYTELLCGLHPVGTPRLCADRLAATSERTGISRFALLVEGSGDLAATEENVRRLGAEVITQLR
- a CDS encoding SCO5389 family protein, translating into MSLDVSPALLEQAERGEVDEAEFVDCVRTSLPYAWEMISSLVAQLKVDGGNFADNQTPPPDEQARGQLLRALASDAIRGALQRHFGVRLAFQNCHRVAVFPLDSSVDVKLARFTSVRSQLLNQSPEFRDC
- the nucS gene encoding endonuclease NucS; the protein is MRLVIARCSVDYAGRLTAHLPSAPRLILVKADGSVSIHADDRAYKPLNWMSPPCTLKEGAGDDEGIWTVINKAGEKLIITMEEILHDSSHELGVDPGLIKDGVEAHLQELLADRIETLGDGYTLIRREYMTAIGPVDILCRDADGATVAVEIKRRGEIDGVEQLTRYLDLLNRDPHLAPVRGIFAAQEIKPQARVLATDRGIGCAVLDYNALRGIEDDKLRLF
- a CDS encoding ATP-binding protein; amino-acid sequence: MDPNNQGSEEYGHDADGTTPRQRPPRDALTSDFGQHTPALARTVQLVSGDYLLTINPVDGSEIEVCPPGERPGRPVKLTAAERAEITRAARPSVPPGPPQPELPLLERDGERERLVRLLARGRSVRLTGPAGSGRTTLLDAVAADCADLAPDGVVRLTGFHRTQSDLLYDLFYAVYSAPLYRPEPDELHALVREVGAVVVLDDVEFGGAALDELLDATPECAFLISATPDVPAPSADSLIEEQFLDGLDRAGGLELLERAVGRVLTEEESNWAGDLWFESEGLPLRFVQAGALLRQRDGLRARADAFDEFGVFEDTPVDAPFETGAEDDVPLPSLAEGAAPAPLLASRLSTSARETLRFAVALGGEVPHQAHLPALVDDAHADAALGELLGCALVSPVGSHYRLAAGVQTQLEAAGYGDGAQDRAFTAAQHYAWWAGHPSVAPERVCAESDALLAALAVLVPATTPPGEDEESTAVQLARTAAPAFAAGLYWSAWERVLLCGAEAARLSGEVAEQAYFHHELGILALCGEQLDMARTELEAALGLRGAVADKRGTVAGRRALTLVADRAGDTPGLGSGPVSTAGEEVPDARYEESASPPGGVPAVFGAAGYPPLKPSPAGSGSASGTGSGSGYGAGDFAPTVIASRSGGGGAHKVSGIQRLVGGARRNLVAAGAGALLAAVLGTVVTLGATSNPNDAPSDQVGVNPSASAGTDDDSLGADKADNGGSGGSDSNGDTGTATSRPTDPGPDGTMGTSDDPTPPPTGGGEEPSDEPSGTKTTPGGGGGTGGGGGGGTATSSPTDRPTTTPPTDDPTTTPPTDDPTTTPPTDDPTTTPPTDGPTTSPEPSTTPDTTTTASGPASSPVQTETASEPASAPAADTSAPVI